Proteins encoded within one genomic window of Microbacterium soli:
- a CDS encoding ABC transporter ATP-binding protein: MQNAHTDSGALPTVVASDSAPRGRKGHLKISGFSKRYGSLLAARDVSIEIEAGEFFSLLGPSGSGKTTTMMAIAGFVTPDEGTIELDGVRLDRVPVERRGVGVVFQNYALFPHLTVWENLAFPLETRRVPNAQIRDEVEQMLGVVQLEGRENHYPTQLSGGQQQRVALARALISRPSVLLMDEPLGALDRNLRGHLQHEIRRVQREFGITTIYVTHDQDEAFTMSDRIAVMNNGGIEQLGTPADIYRNPKTLFAANFVGDNNVLQGTVTGVDRDAVEVLCAGSVVRCRAAELKVGDDVNITVRPEAIRLGTDGTSGGNRLKAVVEDHVFTGPTMRYHVRLADGTPMILVESGFDHSFHEIGAQVELAFPAHSASVFLNEDAERP, from the coding sequence GTGCAGAACGCTCACACCGACTCCGGTGCTCTCCCGACCGTCGTGGCCTCGGACTCCGCGCCGCGCGGACGGAAGGGGCATCTCAAGATCAGTGGCTTTTCGAAGAGATACGGAAGCCTCCTCGCTGCTCGTGATGTCAGCATCGAGATCGAAGCAGGAGAGTTCTTCTCGTTGCTCGGCCCCTCAGGATCGGGGAAGACGACGACGATGATGGCGATCGCGGGGTTCGTCACGCCCGATGAAGGGACGATCGAACTGGACGGGGTGCGGCTGGACCGCGTGCCCGTCGAACGTCGCGGCGTCGGTGTGGTGTTCCAGAACTATGCGCTGTTCCCGCATCTCACGGTCTGGGAGAACCTGGCGTTCCCGTTGGAGACGCGGCGCGTTCCGAACGCGCAGATCCGCGATGAAGTGGAGCAGATGCTCGGCGTGGTGCAGCTCGAGGGCCGGGAGAATCACTATCCGACCCAGCTGTCCGGTGGGCAGCAGCAGCGGGTCGCCCTGGCACGTGCGCTCATCTCGAGGCCGTCGGTTCTGCTGATGGACGAACCGCTCGGAGCGCTGGACAGGAATCTCCGGGGCCATCTGCAGCACGAGATCCGGCGCGTGCAGCGCGAGTTCGGCATCACGACGATCTACGTCACCCACGACCAGGACGAAGCGTTCACGATGTCGGATCGGATCGCGGTGATGAACAACGGAGGAATCGAGCAGCTCGGGACGCCCGCGGACATCTACCGCAACCCGAAGACGCTCTTCGCTGCCAACTTCGTCGGTGACAACAACGTGCTGCAGGGCACGGTGACGGGCGTCGACCGGGACGCGGTGGAGGTGCTCTGCGCCGGCAGCGTCGTGCGGTGCCGGGCCGCTGAGCTGAAGGTCGGCGACGATGTGAACATCACCGTCCGTCCCGAGGCGATCCGCCTCGGGACGGATGGGACCAGCGGCGGGAACAGGCTGAAAGCCGTCGTCGAGGACCACGTCTTCACCGGACCGACCATGCGGTACCACGTCAGACTCGCCGACGGCACGCCCATGATCCTCGTGGAGAGCGGTTTCGACCACTCGTTCCACGAGATCGGCGCACAGGTCGAGTTGGCCTTCCCCGCGCACTCCGCCTCGGTGTTCCTCAACGAAGACGCGGAGCGCCCGTGA
- a CDS encoding extracellular solute-binding protein, protein MEMQNRAFAQSTVLTRRSLLTAAGLAVLGGAAGLSLVGCSPASGGGTSKGRVVYAGFGGTFDDLVKKNFFDPFTEETGFPVVMTGDSPPPVGPIQAGVEAESPDWNILILNSSGLALCLANDLLQDLDYSKIPGAADYADPSYKHPKGAGMWAFGDVLWSNTAVFGDPLEKWEDLWDVKAFPGKRGFLNQAHKTFEATALGMGIEPADLYPMDMDLIFERLDEIRPHAVFLDINTINNQLSQQDIVAGPLNIIRVRQAVLDGIPVGYTWNEHLVDVNYYGIPRHAKDLDAASALIDYMTSPEVQARVAEALSYTPATKAAQAAIDEETAANLPASEVTDSQALHISADWWAENGVEAEKRFSDWLQKG, encoded by the coding sequence ATGGAGATGCAGAACCGCGCATTCGCGCAAAGCACCGTTCTCACTCGCCGTAGTCTGCTCACAGCGGCCGGTCTGGCCGTCCTCGGGGGCGCCGCGGGGCTGTCGCTGGTCGGATGCAGTCCCGCCTCGGGAGGCGGTACCTCGAAAGGCCGAGTCGTCTACGCCGGATTCGGGGGCACATTCGACGATCTGGTCAAGAAGAACTTCTTCGACCCGTTCACTGAGGAAACCGGGTTTCCCGTCGTCATGACCGGTGACTCGCCGCCGCCCGTGGGCCCGATTCAGGCGGGTGTGGAGGCGGAGTCCCCGGACTGGAACATCTTGATCCTGAACAGCTCAGGGCTTGCGCTCTGCCTGGCGAACGACCTTCTCCAGGACCTGGACTACTCCAAGATCCCGGGCGCTGCCGACTACGCCGACCCTTCCTACAAGCACCCCAAAGGCGCCGGAATGTGGGCGTTCGGCGACGTGCTCTGGAGCAATACCGCGGTGTTCGGCGATCCGCTGGAGAAGTGGGAGGACCTCTGGGATGTCAAGGCGTTCCCCGGTAAGCGCGGTTTTCTGAACCAAGCCCACAAGACCTTCGAAGCCACCGCGCTGGGCATGGGGATCGAGCCGGCCGACCTCTATCCGATGGACATGGATCTCATCTTCGAGCGGCTCGACGAGATCCGTCCTCATGCCGTATTCCTCGACATCAACACGATCAACAATCAGCTGTCCCAGCAGGACATCGTGGCCGGCCCCCTCAACATCATCCGCGTTCGGCAGGCCGTGTTGGACGGCATTCCGGTGGGCTACACCTGGAATGAGCACCTCGTCGACGTGAACTACTACGGCATCCCCCGCCATGCGAAGGACCTGGATGCCGCTTCCGCCTTGATCGACTACATGACCAGTCCCGAGGTGCAGGCACGCGTCGCCGAGGCGCTGTCGTACACCCCGGCGACAAAGGCGGCGCAGGCTGCCATCGACGAGGAGACGGCCGCGAACCTGCCGGCGTCAGAGGTCACCGACTCGCAGGCTCTGCACATCTCGGCCGACTGGTGGGCGGAGAACGGCGTCGAGGCGGAGAAGCGCTTTTCCGACTGGTTGCAGAAGGGTTGA
- a CDS encoding thiamine pyrophosphate-binding protein translates to MRPSASTPPTVAEAIVDELSRAGVTRVFIIPGVHNMPLWWALGEAGIDRVLVRHEQTAMYAADGYFRATGKLGVCITTSGPGAANTAGATGEALTSGSAVLHISTTPHLSLKSSQPGVRRGSLHEIPDQASIFTALVKSVSVVERAGHAGTQVRIAIKDALRPQAGPVYVELPTDLLGAVVPEDSIAASEYVPVKPRLRLPEAAVEALSSSRKPIIWAGAGSIGARVADLAEHLAAPVVSTMMARSTMDARNPLAVVAPPQEQAVADLLNSADLVIALGTDFDGQTTQNWRLSISPPLLRVDVDETQLTLNAIPDFPVRATVSSFIESVLEVIPPASDERRASAEAAAKATSAAIANRLREDGEEAAAANVVAALNRTLPSHVPVVADMTLMGYWASGYLERSQPRTFMFPMGWGTLGFALPASVGVAHGSGQPTVVVVGDAGFLFAVGDLASLVERNLPVKVIVFNDEAYKMLEQGVPADRSREGLTGLCTPDFVTLAQAFGMRSQRATLETLGTAIEAELLLPGPALIEVPNVTKPPVTTSARWPLAGDRVRQTVHP, encoded by the coding sequence TTGAGACCGTCCGCATCCACCCCACCCACCGTCGCCGAGGCGATCGTTGATGAGTTGAGTCGCGCAGGAGTGACGCGTGTGTTCATCATTCCGGGCGTGCATAACATGCCGCTCTGGTGGGCGCTCGGTGAGGCCGGCATCGATCGGGTGCTGGTGCGGCACGAGCAGACGGCCATGTACGCTGCGGACGGCTACTTCCGGGCAACCGGGAAGCTCGGCGTCTGCATCACCACGAGCGGTCCCGGTGCGGCGAACACGGCGGGGGCGACCGGTGAGGCCCTCACCTCCGGGTCGGCGGTGCTCCACATCAGCACCACCCCTCATCTCTCCCTGAAGAGCTCGCAACCGGGCGTGCGCAGAGGATCGCTTCACGAGATCCCGGATCAGGCCTCGATCTTCACCGCCCTGGTCAAGTCGGTCAGCGTCGTTGAGCGCGCGGGCCATGCGGGCACGCAGGTCCGTATCGCGATCAAGGACGCCCTGCGCCCGCAGGCGGGCCCCGTCTACGTCGAGTTGCCGACGGATCTGCTCGGTGCAGTCGTGCCGGAGGACTCGATCGCCGCGAGCGAGTACGTCCCGGTGAAGCCGCGCCTCCGCCTGCCCGAGGCGGCGGTCGAGGCACTGTCGTCCTCTCGAAAGCCCATCATCTGGGCTGGTGCCGGCAGCATCGGCGCACGCGTGGCCGACCTCGCCGAGCATCTGGCGGCACCCGTGGTCTCGACGATGATGGCTCGATCGACGATGGACGCCCGAAATCCTCTCGCGGTCGTGGCACCGCCGCAGGAGCAGGCTGTGGCCGACCTGCTCAACTCGGCGGATCTCGTGATCGCACTGGGAACCGACTTCGATGGCCAGACCACCCAGAACTGGCGTCTGAGCATCTCCCCGCCCCTCCTTCGAGTCGATGTCGACGAGACCCAGCTGACCCTCAACGCCATCCCCGACTTCCCCGTACGGGCCACGGTGAGCTCCTTCATCGAGTCCGTCCTGGAGGTGATCCCTCCGGCGTCCGATGAGAGACGGGCGAGCGCAGAGGCTGCTGCGAAGGCGACGTCCGCCGCCATCGCGAATCGGCTGCGCGAGGACGGTGAGGAAGCCGCCGCCGCGAACGTCGTCGCCGCCCTCAACAGGACGCTGCCATCGCATGTGCCGGTCGTGGCGGATATGACGCTCATGGGGTATTGGGCGTCGGGCTATCTCGAGCGCTCGCAGCCCCGGACCTTCATGTTCCCGATGGGATGGGGGACTCTGGGCTTCGCCTTGCCCGCATCCGTCGGAGTGGCGCACGGCAGTGGTCAGCCGACAGTGGTGGTCGTCGGCGACGCCGGCTTCCTCTTCGCCGTGGGAGATCTCGCGAGTCTCGTGGAGCGGAACCTGCCGGTGAAGGTGATCGTCTTCAATGACGAGGCGTACAAGATGCTGGAGCAGGGCGTCCCGGCCGATCGGAGTCGGGAGGGTCTCACCGGGCTGTGCACCCCCGACTTCGTCACGCTCGCACAGGCGTTCGGGATGCGCTCGCAGCGAGCGACTCTGGAGACACTCGGCACGGCGATCGAGGCGGAGCTCCTCCTGCCCGGACCTGCCCTGATAGAGGTGCCCAATGTCACGAAGCCCCCGGTCACCACCAGTGCCCGGTGGCCGCTCGCCGGCGACCGGGTACGGCAGACGGTCCATCCATAA
- a CDS encoding MarR family winged helix-turn-helix transcriptional regulator: protein MTDRQLALQAWESLFRAQHELLAAMSADFAGAPITQAEYDVLLTVVRAPGMTTRLRDITANSLISQPSVSRLVDRMVSRGLVDKATDPDDGRGAIVTATDAGARAFRVVAATHGRSIAERMSVLDDDEMRTLLALTERLRGS from the coding sequence ATGACCGATCGCCAGCTCGCCCTGCAGGCCTGGGAGAGCCTGTTCCGCGCGCAGCACGAACTCCTCGCGGCCATGTCCGCCGACTTCGCGGGCGCTCCGATCACGCAGGCCGAGTACGACGTGCTGCTGACGGTGGTGCGCGCACCGGGCATGACCACTCGCCTGCGCGACATCACGGCGAACTCGCTCATCAGCCAGCCCAGCGTCTCTCGGCTGGTCGATCGGATGGTCTCCCGTGGCCTCGTCGACAAGGCCACCGATCCCGACGACGGCCGCGGGGCCATCGTGACGGCGACGGATGCCGGTGCGCGTGCCTTCCGGGTCGTCGCGGCGACCCACGGCAGGTCGATCGCCGAACGGATGTCGGTGCTGGACGACGACGAGATGCGCACGCTTCTCGCACTGACCGAGAGGCTGCGCGGAAGCTGA
- a CDS encoding SPFH domain-containing protein, translated as MEIAGVIGILIVVGIAVVAVVIIGLILLLFARSWIKVARADEALVISGRKQRVQRAVLNADGTTSSEQAESPVTVIVNGKSLVNPITQRHEVISLRSRQVSLNAEAQSLDNVTLNVDGVAIVKIGSDPLYVRRAAERFASQDKAIEQFTTEQLEGALRGIVATLSVVELMRERKKFSEQIAADISQELAEQGLILDSFQIKGITDKVGYIQSLGAPEIQAKRQAAEIAQTNADRAINQKDIANQEANLIEQTALDTNTANADARIGRARAEAEQAEQLARAQAEQAVLQQQAENKQAQLDADVKRVADAQRYEAETRAQADLFTREKSAEAAAIEQVKQAEARTRIAEQQAEADKARAAGEAAAAEAKATGEANALRARAEAEAEARRMRANAEAEAIRAEGEARAAAVEAEAKAIASNQEAFLSQRVLEVLPSIMSEFAKGYAAIGSVSIVGGSGEDGASSVVGGDNAKAMRAVFDSVNAATGLDLAAIIQGQAVGRGFGAGVAQGADAAPAATPRTSARTAAPETPAE; from the coding sequence ATGGAGATCGCCGGAGTCATCGGCATCCTGATCGTCGTCGGCATCGCCGTCGTCGCCGTCGTCATCATCGGGCTCATCCTGCTGCTGTTCGCGCGCAGCTGGATCAAGGTCGCCCGGGCGGACGAGGCGCTGGTCATCTCGGGACGCAAGCAGAGAGTGCAGCGAGCAGTCCTCAATGCCGACGGCACCACCAGCTCCGAGCAGGCGGAATCGCCGGTGACGGTCATCGTCAACGGCAAGTCCCTCGTCAACCCGATCACGCAGCGGCACGAGGTGATCTCGCTGCGCTCGCGCCAGGTGTCGCTGAACGCCGAGGCCCAGTCGCTCGACAACGTGACCCTGAACGTCGACGGCGTGGCGATCGTGAAGATCGGCTCCGACCCCCTCTACGTGCGCCGTGCGGCCGAGCGCTTCGCCTCGCAGGACAAGGCCATCGAGCAGTTCACCACCGAACAGCTGGAGGGTGCGCTGCGAGGCATCGTCGCCACCCTGTCCGTCGTGGAGCTCATGCGCGAGCGCAAGAAGTTCTCCGAGCAGATCGCCGCGGACATCTCCCAGGAGCTCGCCGAGCAGGGCCTCATCCTCGACTCGTTCCAGATCAAGGGCATCACCGACAAGGTCGGCTACATCCAGTCGCTGGGTGCGCCGGAGATCCAGGCCAAGCGCCAGGCCGCCGAGATCGCCCAGACCAACGCCGACCGCGCGATCAACCAGAAGGACATCGCCAACCAGGAGGCGAACCTCATCGAGCAGACCGCGCTCGACACCAACACGGCCAACGCCGACGCGCGGATCGGCCGCGCTCGCGCCGAGGCCGAGCAGGCCGAGCAGCTGGCCCGTGCCCAGGCCGAGCAGGCCGTGCTGCAGCAGCAGGCGGAGAACAAGCAGGCTCAGCTGGATGCCGACGTCAAGCGCGTCGCCGACGCGCAGCGTTATGAGGCCGAGACCCGTGCTCAGGCCGACCTGTTCACGCGTGAGAAGTCGGCCGAGGCCGCCGCGATCGAGCAGGTCAAGCAGGCCGAGGCCCGCACCCGCATCGCCGAGCAGCAGGCCGAGGCCGACAAGGCCAGGGCAGCCGGTGAGGCTGCAGCGGCCGAGGCCAAGGCCACCGGTGAGGCCAACGCCCTGCGTGCCCGGGCCGAGGCCGAGGCCGAGGCCCGCCGTATGCGCGCCAACGCCGAGGCCGAGGCCATCCGTGCCGAGGGTGAGGCGCGAGCGGCGGCCGTCGAGGCCGAGGCCAAGGCCATCGCCTCGAATCAGGAGGCGTTCCTCTCGCAGCGCGTGCTCGAAGTGCTGCCGTCGATCATGTCGGAGTTCGCGAAGGGGTACGCCGCCATCGGCAGCGTCTCCATCGTCGGCGGCTCCGGCGAGGACGGCGCGTCCAGCGTGGTCGGGGGCGACAACGCCAAGGCCATGCGCGCCGTCTTCGACAGCGTCAACGCCGCCACCGGCTTGGATCTCGCCGCGATCATCCAGGGCCAGGCCGTCGGCCGCGGCTTCGGCGCGGGTGTCGCGCAGGGCGCCGACGCCGCCCCTGCCGCAACACCGCGCACATCTGCGCGGACCGCTGCACCGGAGACGCCGGCCGAGTGA